ACTTTAAGATTTGAAGCAAATCTTCCGCTATATGGTAACGAGCTTTCAGATGAAATTACACCTATAGAAGCCGGCTATGGATATTTTGTAAAGCTCGATAAGGACGATTTTATAGGAAAGGAAGCTCTCAAGGCTCAAAAATCAGAAGGTTTAAAAAGAAAGATAGTCGGTTTTGAGCTTTTGGACAAGAGAATTTCAAGACATGGTTATGAGGTTTATCTCGAAAATGACAAAATAGGAATAGTTACTACAGGCTATCAGTCACCTACTCTTCAAAAAAGCATAGGGCTTGCACTAATTGATGCCCAGTATGTAGCACTAGGCAATGAGATTTATATAGATATTAGAAATAAAAAGGTGCCAGCGAAGATAGTAAGCAGAAATTTTTATAAAAAATAGGTATAATTTAGGCATTTTATAAATATGACGTAAATTTTATTTAGTTTCTTAATAAAATGAATATTGATTTATAGGTATTTAATTCAAATTTATATGTGAGGAGATGTTGATATGTCAACTAGCAAGGTGTATTTTACAAAGGATCATGAGTGGATAAAGGTAGAAGGAAATGTAGCTTATATAGGAATCACTGATTATGCACAGAAGGCTCTTGGAGAAATTGTGTATGTTGAGCTACCAGAAGTAGACAGTGAATTTAGCTTGGGAGATGTATTTAGCGTGGTTGAATCTGTAAAAGCAGCTTCTGACATTTTTATGCCAGTAGATGGAAAGGTAGTAGAAGTAAATGAAGCACTAAGTGATGAGCCAGAAAAAATAAACCAAGATGCCAATGATATTTGGATTATGGCAGTAGAATTAGAGAATAGTATAGAAAGCTATGAGCTTATGAGTGAGAGCGAATATATTGCTATGTATGAAAAGGAGGCATAATAAATGCATCCATATCTTCCTAATACCGAGCAAGAAATAAAAGCTATGCTAGATACCATAGGGGTTAAATCTACAGAGGAGCTCTTTGAAGATATTCCAGCTAGCTTAAAGCTTTCAAGGAAACTAAATCTTTCGGATTCGCTATCAGAATTTGAAATCAGAAAGCATTTTAAGGACATAGCTTCAAAAAATACAAGTATAGAGGATAAGGTGTGTTTTCTAGGAGCGGGTATCTATGACCACTATATTCCATCAGTAATTCCACAGCTAATATCAAGAGCAGAATTTTTTACTTCATACACCCCTTATCAGCCTGAGATAAGTCAAGGCTCACTTCAAGCAGCTTTTGAATATCAGAGCATGATATGTGAGCTTACTGGAATGGATGTATCTAATAT
This is a stretch of genomic DNA from Acetoanaerobium sticklandii. It encodes these proteins:
- the gcvH gene encoding glycine cleavage system protein GcvH gives rise to the protein MSTSKVYFTKDHEWIKVEGNVAYIGITDYAQKALGEIVYVELPEVDSEFSLGDVFSVVESVKAASDIFMPVDGKVVEVNEALSDEPEKINQDANDIWIMAVELENSIESYELMSESEYIAMYEKEA